A stretch of DNA from Thermoplasmatales archaeon:
GCAATTTTCTTGTTAATTAAAGAGAAGATAGCTGAGAGCCCAAAGATAACCAATGGTAAATACTGCAAGTCTGGTATCAATTTGTTCCACTCCCGGAGTTCTCTTTCAAACTATTATCTCCTTTCTTTGCCTCTAGAAGCGCTTTCAATACGGTATATGGCGAAGGTGGACACCCAGATATAAGGGCGTTATATCGCTCCTTTGGCAAAGGAGGATTACCAAGAATACCACCGCTGAGTGCGCAGGCGCCAAGGCCGATTACGAGCTTCGGTTCTGGCATAGCCTCGTATGCAAGTTCTAGAGCCTTTTTCATTCCATCAGTCATTACGCCCATGACAACAAGAGCATCTGCGTGTCTTGGCGTATTCGTCATGAATATGCCCAGTCGATTTGCATCGTATTGCGGTGAGAACAAGTTGAAGAATTCCATGTTGCATCCACTGCATGAACCAGTATCAATTGGAAAAACATAGAAAGATCGCTTGAATACGATTTCACTCCTTGAAATATAAAAAAGATTTTGATCTCCATTGGGGTGATAATTTGGAAGACATCTTCTGCAAAAAATACATTTTTCACTGTCCCATTTCTCATTTTTTATAGCGTCAGTTGGGCATTCAGCCTCTCCGCTGCCATAAATCCTAGAGGGCCACAATGGTGGGCTTTCCTCGTGGCTATATGGGAATTTTTCAGTCTTGATCCCTTTCTTGATCCCATTTAGAAACCAGAGATTACTCATTGAAACAGCACCGCCGCTTCAGAGATCCATATGCCAAAACTCTCCCAATTGAAATGGAAATCCGTAAATATATTGCCGATCATTGATCTTTTGAACGCATTTATATTGGGAATGGAAGGGGAGGACAATTCTATGCGATCAATTGTGTTATTAAGAATCTTCACATAGTA
This window harbors:
- a CDS encoding NADH:ubiquinone oxidoreductase, which produces MSNLWFLNGIKKGIKTEKFPYSHEESPPLWPSRIYGSGEAECPTDAIKNEKWDSEKCIFCRRCLPNYHPNGDQNLFYISRSEIVFKRSFYVFPIDTGSCSGCNMEFFNLFSPQYDANRLGIFMTNTPRHADALVVMGVMTDGMKKALELAYEAMPEPKLVIGLGACALSGGILGNPPLPKERYNALISGCPPSPYTVLKALLEAKKGDNSLKENSGSGTN